A single window of Pseudomonas benzenivorans DNA harbors:
- a CDS encoding TetR/AcrR family transcriptional regulator: MNHKKAQTRERILAAAETALLQRGPAEPSVSEVMGAAGLTVGGFYAHFESKDALMLEAFRQMLCQRQELIGQLDDNLPAAERRALVAAFYLSRKHRDAPDQGCPLPSSLGELTRLPEGFRTALAAHLELMMAKLAGKPEEADNVLADIALMVGGLALARALGAGELSDRVLRAAKAAIV, translated from the coding sequence ATGAACCACAAGAAAGCCCAGACCCGTGAACGCATTCTGGCCGCGGCGGAAACCGCGCTGCTGCAGCGCGGGCCGGCGGAGCCGAGTGTCTCCGAGGTGATGGGGGCCGCCGGCCTCACAGTTGGCGGTTTCTATGCCCATTTCGAGAGCAAGGATGCCCTGATGCTCGAGGCCTTCCGGCAGATGCTCTGCCAGCGGCAGGAATTGATCGGCCAGCTGGACGACAATCTGCCGGCTGCCGAGCGGCGGGCCCTGGTGGCGGCGTTCTACCTGTCGCGCAAGCACCGGGATGCGCCCGATCAGGGTTGCCCGCTGCCGAGCTCGCTGGGCGAGTTGACCCGCCTGCCGGAGGGCTTCCGCACGGCCTTGGCCGCGCACCTGGAGTTGATGATGGCAAAGCTGGCGGGCAAGCCGGAAGAGGCGGACAACGTCCTCGCCGATATTGCCCTGATGGTCGGAGGTCTGGCGCTGGCGCGGGCGCTGGGAGCCGGTGAACTGTCTGACCGCGTCTTGCGTGCCGCCAAAGCGGCGATTGTCTGA
- a CDS encoding alpha/beta hydrolase — protein MSSMSLIRGINASVGYLAPRLVASRMRRAFMTPRNLPPRDWELPLLAQAERITLRFGLSALRWGKGPAVLLMHGWEGRPTQFAELIKALVQAGYSVFALDAPAHGRSPGREANVVLFARAMLEAASELPPLKAVIGHSMGGASALLATQLGLQAEAVVTIAAPGRILTMLRGFAQYMGLSAKAGAHFVRLVEEKAGMPAKQIDVAQYQLNMPGLIVHAVDDPKVPYSEAEAIHHAWFDSQLLRLEQGGHQRLLADPRLIGETLRLLESVGEAAVVPLTA, from the coding sequence ATGAGCAGCATGAGTTTGATCCGCGGAATCAACGCTTCGGTCGGCTATCTGGCGCCGCGCTTGGTGGCGAGTCGCATGCGTCGCGCCTTTATGACGCCGCGCAACCTGCCGCCGCGCGACTGGGAGTTGCCGCTGCTCGCGCAGGCGGAACGCATCACCCTGCGTTTCGGGCTGTCGGCCCTGCGCTGGGGCAAGGGGCCGGCGGTGCTGCTGATGCATGGCTGGGAGGGCCGACCGACCCAGTTCGCCGAGCTGATCAAGGCATTGGTGCAGGCCGGTTATTCGGTGTTTGCCCTGGATGCCCCAGCGCACGGGCGTTCCCCGGGGCGGGAGGCGAACGTGGTGTTGTTCGCTCGCGCCATGCTCGAGGCGGCCAGCGAGCTGCCGCCGCTGAAGGCGGTGATCGGTCACTCGATGGGCGGCGCCAGCGCCCTGCTGGCGACCCAGCTGGGGTTGCAGGCCGAGGCCGTGGTGACCATTGCCGCGCCCGGGCGGATTCTCACCATGTTGCGCGGTTTCGCCCAGTACATGGGGTTGTCGGCGAAGGCCGGCGCGCACTTCGTCCGCCTGGTCGAGGAGAAGGCCGGCATGCCGGCCAAGCAGATCGACGTGGCGCAGTATCAGCTGAATATGCCGGGGCTGATCGTGCATGCCGTCGACGATCCCAAGGTGCCCTACAGTGAGGCCGAGGCGATCCATCACGCCTGGTTCGACAGCCAGTTGCTGCGTCTGGAGCAGGGCGGGCACCAGCGCCTGCTTGCCGATCCGCGACTGATCGGCGAAACCCTGCGTCTGCTCGAGAGTGTCGGCGAGGCCGCCGTGGTGCCGCTGACGGCCTGA
- a CDS encoding LysR substrate-binding domain-containing protein, translating into MSYTLPHLPWLRSFEAAARNLSFSAAAGELHLTPAAVSLQVRSLEEYLGFQLFERLPRGVRLTDMGRAYLPSVRKAFDELSLSTAGLFGSKGDRSVTIRSTASFAQLWLAPRLNGFLDTYPEIEVRLFTAIWADALEADQADIDIRFGDGRWEGFEVEPLRKEPSIPVCSPSWLERAKDPGALAQLAQQQLIHIMGCEDLWTRWFRAAGIEDYRAAKGIQVDSSLIALELACAGSGFALVLRSFAEPHIASGRLVSPFAGELAIEQSHYLLLPEGETRPRPDVLLFREWLLETAKSA; encoded by the coding sequence ATGAGCTACACCCTGCCCCACCTGCCCTGGCTACGCTCCTTCGAGGCCGCCGCACGCAACCTGAGCTTCTCCGCCGCCGCCGGCGAACTGCACCTGACGCCCGCGGCAGTGAGCCTGCAGGTCCGCTCCCTGGAGGAGTACCTGGGCTTTCAGCTATTCGAGCGCCTGCCGCGCGGCGTGCGCCTCACCGACATGGGCCGGGCCTACTTGCCGTCGGTACGCAAGGCATTCGACGAGCTGTCGTTGTCCACCGCCGGCCTGTTCGGCAGCAAGGGGGATCGCTCGGTCACCATCCGCTCGACGGCATCGTTCGCCCAGCTCTGGCTGGCCCCGCGCCTCAATGGCTTCCTGGACACCTATCCAGAGATCGAGGTCCGGCTGTTCACGGCGATCTGGGCCGACGCGCTGGAAGCGGACCAGGCGGATATCGATATCCGCTTCGGTGACGGACGCTGGGAGGGGTTCGAGGTCGAGCCGCTCAGAAAGGAGCCGTCGATTCCGGTGTGCAGCCCCAGCTGGCTGGAGCGGGCGAAGGATCCCGGGGCCCTGGCCCAGCTGGCCCAGCAGCAGCTGATTCACATCATGGGCTGCGAAGACCTGTGGACCCGCTGGTTTCGTGCGGCCGGCATAGAGGACTACCGGGCCGCCAAGGGCATCCAGGTCGACTCCTCGCTGATCGCCCTGGAGCTGGCGTGCGCCGGCTCGGGGTTCGCCCTGGTGCTGCGCAGCTTCGCCGAGCCGCACATTGCGTCCGGCCGGCTGGTTTCACCGTTCGCCGGCGAACTGGCCATCGAACAGTCCCACTACCTGCTGCTGCCCGAAGGGGAAACGCGCCCGCGCCCGGACGTGCTGCTGTTTCGCGAGTGGCTGCTGGAGACCGCCAAGTCGGCCTGA
- a CDS encoding GMC family oxidoreductase: MADFDYIIVGSGSAGCVLANRLSADAGSQVLLLEAGGSDRRFWIKLPIGYGRTYFDERVNWKYETEPEPAIKNRRSYWPRGKVIGGSSSINAMVYCRGLPSDFDDWRQLGNAGWGWTDVKAYFERSECRVDASGKAAPGGPLHVSDVSNEMHPLRRHYFAAAEEMGLPYTDDFNGPNPEGVGIYHINTRRGVRCSSADAFLRPALGRANLQLETHALVRRVLFQGRRAVGVEYEQHGRVHVVRARREVILSAGAINSPKLLQLSGVGPAALLRQHGIEPVLDQPAVGGGLQDHIAVSYFYKATEPTLNDQLHPISGKLAAGLRYVLSRKGPLSVSVNQCGGFVRSRADAPTPDLQLYFNPITYSTAPAGKRPLMNPDPFSGFILSFQPCRPLSRGRVDISSADPKTAPSIRPNYLSAEQDIADVIAGGRFIQQMARTEAMRRLIKEAIPPYLDGMTDEQIVEDFRERCGSVFHPVGTCAMGPDARQAVVDSRLRVYGLEGLRVVDASIFPTITSGNTNAPTIMVAQKAADMILADQKQQDVA, from the coding sequence ATGGCGGATTTCGATTACATCATCGTGGGCAGCGGTTCGGCGGGATGCGTACTGGCCAATCGCCTGTCCGCCGACGCCGGCAGCCAGGTGCTGCTGCTCGAGGCCGGTGGCAGCGATCGGCGTTTCTGGATCAAGTTGCCGATCGGCTATGGCCGCACCTATTTCGATGAGCGGGTCAACTGGAAGTACGAGACCGAGCCGGAGCCAGCGATCAAGAATCGCCGCAGCTATTGGCCGAGGGGCAAGGTGATCGGCGGCTCCAGCTCGATCAACGCGATGGTCTACTGCCGCGGCCTGCCCAGCGACTTCGACGACTGGCGGCAGCTGGGCAACGCCGGCTGGGGCTGGACGGATGTGAAGGCCTATTTCGAGCGCTCCGAATGTCGGGTCGACGCGTCGGGCAAGGCCGCGCCCGGCGGTCCACTGCATGTTTCGGACGTCAGCAACGAGATGCATCCCTTGCGCCGGCACTACTTCGCCGCCGCCGAGGAGATGGGCCTGCCCTACACCGATGATTTCAATGGCCCGAACCCCGAAGGGGTCGGCATCTACCACATCAATACCCGCAGAGGCGTACGCTGCTCCTCGGCCGACGCCTTCCTGCGCCCGGCCCTGGGCCGCGCCAACCTGCAGCTGGAGACCCATGCCCTGGTGCGCCGGGTGCTGTTCCAGGGGCGGCGCGCGGTGGGCGTCGAGTACGAGCAGCACGGTCGAGTCCATGTCGTCCGGGCCCGTCGTGAGGTGATCCTCAGCGCCGGCGCGATCAACTCGCCCAAACTGCTGCAGTTGTCCGGCGTCGGCCCTGCCGCGCTGCTGCGCCAGCATGGCATCGAGCCGGTGCTGGACCAGCCGGCGGTTGGCGGCGGACTGCAGGATCACATCGCCGTCAGCTACTTCTACAAGGCCACCGAACCGACCCTCAACGACCAGCTGCACCCCATCAGCGGCAAGCTGGCCGCCGGCCTGCGTTACGTGCTCAGCCGCAAGGGGCCGCTGAGTGTCAGCGTCAACCAGTGCGGCGGCTTCGTGCGTTCGCGGGCGGACGCCCCGACGCCGGATCTGCAGCTGTACTTCAACCCCATCACCTATTCCACCGCGCCGGCGGGCAAGCGTCCGCTGATGAATCCGGATCCCTTTTCCGGGTTCATCCTGTCGTTCCAGCCTTGCCGGCCGCTGAGCCGGGGGCGCGTCGACATCAGCTCGGCCGACCCCAAGACCGCGCCGAGCATTCGCCCCAACTACCTGTCGGCCGAGCAGGACATCGCCGACGTCATCGCCGGCGGCCGTTTCATTCAGCAGATGGCCCGTACCGAGGCGATGCGCCGCTTGATCAAGGAGGCGATTCCGCCCTACCTGGACGGCATGACCGACGAGCAGATAGTCGAAGACTTCCGGGAGCGCTGTGGCTCGGTGTTCCATCCCGTGGGCACCTGCGCGATGGGGCCGGACGCCAGGCAGGCGGTGGTCGATTCGCGGTTGCGGGTATACGGGCTCGAAGGATTGCGCGTCGTCGATGCGTCGATTTTCCCTACCATCACTTCCGGCAACACCAATGCGCCGACCATCATGGTCGCGCAGAAAGCTGCCGACATGATTCTCGCGGACCAGAAACAACAGGACGTCGCATGA